A window from Bacillota bacterium encodes these proteins:
- a CDS encoding nitrogenase component 1: MSVLIEILPSRRGQVVVKRGNVPVLPECGRPTLPGVISERSCAFYGARWMLAAIPDVIHLVHGPAGCAYYGSTVRRKSYRIFSTQLVERDIIFGAGAKLYQAVLEACALDPHACAVLVYATCGTGLIGEDLLAVCNRAARKVNRPVVPVNAPGFCGRSQAAGHDIAARVLLDYFIGTGEAREPVDNGVNVLGEFDVQGDLDEIDALLKQLGLKLICAFSGRASVSAMAGAHRARLNIVHCQRTGHLLAEGMQDRFGIPYLKVSFFGLEETASAVRSIARFFGTTGGKEVIEEGIRNARKAVTPFLPKLAGKRVALFFGASRMGSMARAFAELGMDVVMIGSQFGCREDYQDAEAKIKDGAVLIDDAPEKDLEEFISERRPHLMVGGTKEKYLAHKLGVPFLVFPQEMSPFAGFRGFINLAREAAGLVSAPVWRMAWPKCYLALQAKES, from the coding sequence ATGTCCGTTTTGATAGAAATTTTACCCTCACGGCGGGGGCAGGTAGTAGTGAAAAGAGGGAATGTCCCGGTTCTCCCGGAATGCGGCAGACCCACCCTGCCGGGGGTAATCTCAGAAAGGTCCTGTGCTTTCTACGGAGCCCGGTGGATGTTGGCTGCGATTCCGGATGTAATTCATCTGGTTCATGGTCCCGCGGGATGCGCCTATTATGGAAGTACAGTGCGGCGTAAAAGTTACCGGATCTTCTCCACCCAGCTGGTTGAGCGCGACATTATTTTCGGGGCAGGAGCGAAGCTTTACCAGGCCGTTCTGGAAGCTTGCGCCCTTGACCCACATGCCTGTGCTGTTTTAGTCTATGCTACGTGTGGAACGGGGCTTATCGGGGAGGACCTGTTGGCTGTTTGCAACCGGGCAGCGCGGAAAGTTAACCGGCCTGTCGTGCCTGTAAACGCTCCCGGTTTTTGCGGCCGGAGCCAGGCGGCGGGGCACGACATCGCTGCCCGCGTTCTGCTGGATTACTTTATCGGGACCGGGGAAGCGCGAGAACCCGTTGATAACGGCGTGAACGTTCTGGGTGAGTTCGATGTGCAGGGCGATTTAGACGAAATCGATGCGCTGCTGAAGCAACTTGGGTTAAAGTTAATTTGTGCTTTCTCCGGGAGAGCTTCTGTAAGCGCCATGGCCGGAGCACACAGAGCCAGACTGAACATCGTCCACTGTCAACGTACAGGACATCTTCTGGCCGAAGGAATGCAAGATCGATTTGGAATTCCTTATCTCAAGGTATCTTTTTTCGGACTGGAGGAAACCGCTTCTGCCGTGCGCTCCATAGCACGCTTCTTCGGCACGACCGGAGGAAAAGAGGTAATTGAAGAGGGGATCCGGAATGCCAGAAAGGCTGTAACCCCTTTTTTACCAAAGTTAGCGGGCAAACGGGTGGCCTTGTTTTTCGGCGCCTCCCGGATGGGCTCGATGGCCAGAGCGTTTGCGGAGTTAGGGATGGATGTAGTAATGATTGGCTCACAGTTCGGATGCCGGGAAGACTATCAAGATGCCGAAGCGAAAATTAAGGATGGTGCGGTGTTAATAGATGATGCACCCGAAAAAGACCTGGAAGAGTTTATAAGCGAACGCCGGCCCCACCTGATGGTAGGGGGAACCAAGGAGAAATACCTTGCGCACAAACTCGGCGTGCCTTTTCTGGTCTTCCCCCAGGAAATGAGCCCG